A single window of Candidatus Flexicrinis affinis DNA harbors:
- a CDS encoding ABC transporter ATP-binding protein, translated as MAVFFRGLDEGDKYDRQYGDTYLYRRIASYLRGFRREVTIIVVGLAVLSFVASFQPVWFSAALDELELDRNSTVVLGLVAALVVTGILQYFINYARRFLMSKVIGNVVASLRKDAFDAALQRDLAFYDKNKSGKIVSRITSDTQEFGDVAIIASDVVTQLISLIVLFFVLLSQSLFLTIVLVGTTPLTIGASMLFRRLARRATRYGSRAMANVNDNIQESVSGISVAKNFRREEFLYSEFSRVNTQSYQTNLARGFVLASVFPMLNLISGLAVSLVLMTGAQQVVFGAIGVGAWYLFLQGIDRFYFPILNLSTFWSQFQQALSSTERIFALIDAQNTVVQTANDPVTELKGKIEFDNVTFAYDDGTTVLKDFDLTIAPGESVAFVGHTGAGKSTIAKLITRFYEFQKGAIRIDGRDIRTLDLHDYRSRMGIVPQQPFLFSGTIIDNIRYSRPDASEEDVRTVAYSIGGGEWLETLPEGLNSSVGERGARLSMGQRQLVSLVRVLLQRPAIFILDEATASVDPFTESQIQEALDLILQQSTSILIAHRLSTVRSADRIIVLREGEIIEQGSHESLMAQGGHYAELYDTYFRHQSLEYIENARTALASD; from the coding sequence ATGGCAGTATTCTTTCGCGGCTTGGACGAAGGCGACAAGTACGACCGGCAGTACGGGGACACGTATCTGTACCGCCGCATCGCCAGTTACCTGCGCGGCTTCAGGCGCGAAGTCACGATCATCGTCGTCGGATTGGCGGTCTTGTCGTTCGTCGCGTCGTTTCAGCCCGTGTGGTTCAGCGCCGCGCTGGACGAACTCGAACTCGACCGCAACTCAACGGTCGTCCTCGGCCTAGTCGCTGCGCTGGTCGTTACCGGCATCTTGCAGTACTTCATCAACTACGCGCGCCGGTTTCTCATGTCGAAGGTGATCGGCAACGTGGTCGCGTCGCTGCGCAAGGACGCTTTCGACGCGGCCCTTCAGCGCGATCTGGCGTTTTACGACAAGAACAAGTCCGGCAAGATCGTCAGCCGCATCACGAGCGACACGCAGGAGTTCGGCGACGTCGCGATCATCGCCAGCGATGTCGTCACACAGTTGATTTCGCTGATCGTGCTGTTCTTCGTCCTGCTCAGCCAATCGCTGTTTCTGACCATCGTACTCGTCGGGACGACGCCGCTCACGATCGGCGCGTCGATGCTGTTCCGCCGCCTCGCACGCCGCGCAACCCGCTACGGATCGCGCGCGATGGCCAACGTCAACGACAACATTCAGGAGAGCGTCAGCGGGATCAGCGTCGCCAAGAACTTCCGCCGCGAGGAATTCCTGTACTCGGAGTTTTCGCGTGTCAACACGCAGTCTTACCAGACCAATCTGGCGCGCGGGTTCGTGCTGGCATCGGTGTTTCCGATGCTCAACCTGATCTCCGGTCTGGCGGTTTCGCTCGTACTGATGACCGGCGCGCAGCAGGTGGTGTTCGGCGCGATCGGCGTGGGCGCGTGGTATCTGTTCCTGCAGGGTATCGACCGTTTCTACTTCCCGATCCTCAACCTGTCGACGTTCTGGAGCCAGTTCCAGCAAGCGCTAAGTTCGACGGAGCGCATCTTCGCGCTGATCGACGCGCAGAACACCGTCGTGCAGACGGCCAATGACCCGGTGACCGAACTCAAAGGCAAGATCGAGTTCGACAACGTCACGTTCGCTTACGACGACGGGACCACGGTGCTAAAGGACTTTGACCTGACCATCGCGCCCGGCGAGAGCGTCGCATTCGTCGGCCATACCGGCGCGGGCAAGTCGACCATCGCCAAGCTCATTACTCGGTTCTATGAGTTTCAGAAGGGCGCGATTCGCATCGACGGGCGGGACATTCGCACGCTCGACTTGCACGACTACCGCTCACGCATGGGGATCGTCCCGCAGCAGCCATTCCTGTTCAGCGGCACGATCATCGACAACATCCGGTACAGCCGGCCGGATGCTTCGGAAGAGGACGTGCGTACGGTGGCCTACAGCATCGGCGGCGGTGAGTGGCTTGAGACGCTGCCGGAGGGTCTAAACAGCAGCGTCGGGGAGCGCGGCGCGCGGTTGAGCATGGGGCAGCGCCAGTTGGTTAGCCTCGTGCGCGTGCTATTGCAGCGCCCGGCGATCTTCATTCTCGATGAGGCGACCGCAAGTGTCGACCCGTTCACCGAGTCGCAGATTCAGGAGGCGCTCGACCTGATCTTGCAGCAGTCGACGTCGATTCTGATCGCCCATCGCCTGAGCACGGTGCGCTCTGCCGACCGGATCATCGTGCTGCGCGAAGGCGAGATCATCGAGCAGGGCAGCCACGAATCGCTCATGGCACAAGGCGGGCACTATGCCGAGCTGTACGACACGTACTTCCGCCATCAATCGCTTGAGTACATCGAGAACGCCCGCACCGCCCTCGCGTCCGACTAG
- a CDS encoding L,D-transpeptidase family protein has translation MHTQQQAQNTLPMGAARPPSYATRPPGPPPVLPRMPAAAHKPRPGIPLWLIAVVALGVSTVFAGVFALILGVSLVNGDNILPGVRVGGVSVGGLSVIEAEQRLTRQWPVVLLQDRATDRQWQIEPARLGLIVDPAASAARAFGYGRVSGNAVAGILGASVTPVLTFDPEAARSGLASLADQVTQPAVDAQIALVDGRVQALPARDGRAIDVEGTAELIATDPVGWLEHGEIPMRMVALAPAITDAAPMVAAAEALLANPLTIDVYDPRSGGVSQWTAAPQSWAGWLRAASDSNAPGGLRLSLEDDALRGFLAQGQARLENDQYIDVDAVVERIQAAIGQRNPRVTARVYHRDRQRVVVSGETIISIAYDEGVPYPWIQQANGGIQLVNAGQTITIPSVDHFMPFEPVPGKRIIVSLSQQRVWVYENGAVKWEWPASTGISSSPTWPGIYQIISHVPNAYAGNWNLWMPNFMGVYQPIPGADFTNGFHGFPTRGGGQILWENSLGTRVTYGCILLSNTNIQQLYEWAEDGVVVEIRA, from the coding sequence TTGCATACCCAGCAGCAGGCCCAGAACACGCTGCCGATGGGGGCTGCCCGCCCGCCGTCATATGCCACGCGCCCGCCCGGCCCGCCGCCCGTGCTCCCGCGCATGCCCGCTGCGGCGCACAAGCCGCGTCCGGGCATCCCGTTGTGGCTAATCGCAGTAGTGGCGCTTGGCGTCTCGACGGTGTTCGCCGGCGTCTTTGCGCTGATCCTCGGCGTGTCGTTGGTCAACGGCGACAATATCCTGCCCGGGGTACGCGTAGGCGGCGTATCGGTCGGGGGGCTATCGGTCATCGAAGCGGAGCAGCGGTTGACGAGACAGTGGCCGGTGGTGCTGCTGCAAGACCGGGCGACGGATCGCCAGTGGCAGATTGAACCCGCGCGGCTCGGACTGATCGTCGATCCGGCGGCGAGCGCCGCCCGTGCGTTCGGCTATGGGCGCGTGTCGGGCAACGCGGTTGCTGGAATCCTTGGCGCCTCGGTGACCCCTGTGCTGACGTTCGACCCTGAGGCCGCGCGCAGCGGGTTGGCGAGCCTCGCCGATCAGGTGACGCAGCCCGCTGTCGATGCGCAGATCGCGCTGGTTGACGGACGGGTTCAGGCGCTTCCCGCACGCGATGGACGCGCGATCGACGTTGAGGGCACTGCCGAGTTGATCGCAACCGACCCGGTCGGCTGGCTGGAGCACGGCGAAATCCCGATGAGGATGGTGGCGCTGGCTCCGGCGATCACCGATGCCGCGCCAATGGTGGCCGCGGCCGAGGCCTTGCTGGCCAATCCACTGACGATCGACGTGTACGATCCGCGCAGCGGCGGCGTCTCGCAGTGGACTGCCGCGCCGCAGAGCTGGGCGGGGTGGCTGCGTGCCGCGTCTGATTCGAACGCACCGGGCGGACTGCGCCTGAGCCTCGAGGATGACGCGCTGCGCGGGTTCCTAGCGCAGGGCCAAGCGCGCCTCGAAAACGACCAGTACATCGATGTCGACGCCGTGGTCGAACGGATTCAGGCGGCTATCGGCCAGCGCAACCCGCGTGTGACCGCACGCGTCTACCACCGTGACCGGCAGCGCGTCGTGGTGTCCGGCGAGACGATCATCAGCATCGCCTATGACGAAGGCGTGCCGTACCCGTGGATCCAGCAGGCCAACGGCGGCATCCAGCTCGTTAACGCCGGGCAGACCATTACCATTCCGTCGGTCGACCATTTCATGCCGTTCGAGCCAGTGCCGGGCAAGCGCATCATCGTGAGCCTGAGTCAGCAGCGCGTGTGGGTGTACGAGAACGGCGCGGTCAAGTGGGAGTGGCCGGCCAGCACCGGGATCTCCAGCAGTCCAACGTGGCCCGGCATCTATCAGATCATCTCGCACGTGCCGAATGCCTACGCAGGCAACTGGAATCTGTGGATGCCGAACTTCATGGGCGTGTATCAGCCGATCCCCGGTGCCGATTTCACAAACGGGTTCCACGGCTTTCCAACGCGTGGCGGCGGGCAGATCCTGTGGGAGAACAGCCTCGGCACGCGCGTGACTTACGGCTGTATTTTGCTCAGCAACACGAATATCCAGCAGTTGTACGAGTGGGCCGAGGACGGGGTCGTCGTCGAGATTCGCGCCTAG
- a CDS encoding GNAT family N-acetyltransferase, giving the protein MEAITKLEVVSVPASLIRDRIDEFVELLRDSVDGGSSVNFLPPLDEGLNRRFWDRVGGEVERGERVVVCGIVDGRVVGCAHLAMAGQPNGAHRAEVQKVLVLTSMRRRGIARVLMAAIEDEARKAGRWLLVLDTELGSGAEQMYPLLGYIRAGEIPVFARAANGEFISTVLFYKLLNHSFGP; this is encoded by the coding sequence ATGGAAGCCATAACGAAACTCGAAGTGGTCAGTGTGCCGGCGAGCCTGATTCGCGACCGCATCGACGAGTTCGTGGAGCTCCTGCGCGACTCGGTCGATGGCGGCTCGTCTGTCAATTTTCTTCCACCGCTGGATGAGGGGCTTAATCGCCGGTTTTGGGACCGCGTTGGCGGCGAGGTCGAGCGTGGCGAGCGGGTCGTGGTCTGCGGAATAGTCGACGGGCGCGTGGTGGGTTGCGCGCATCTCGCGATGGCCGGTCAGCCCAATGGCGCGCACCGCGCAGAGGTGCAGAAAGTGCTCGTGTTGACGTCCATGCGCCGGCGCGGGATTGCACGGGTGCTGATGGCGGCGATCGAGGACGAAGCACGCAAGGCGGGGCGGTGGCTGCTGGTACTCGACACCGAACTGGGCAGCGGCGCGGAGCAGATGTATCCGCTACTGGGATACATTCGGGCCGGCGAAATCCCGGTTTTTGCGCGCGCAGCCAACGGGGAGTTCATCTCGACGGTGTTGTTCTACAAGCTGCTCAACCACTCCTTCGGGCCATGA
- a CDS encoding PaaI family thioesterase, with protein MSTQLSAPIALQDLAAPDGVCFGCGSANKDGLQIKSFWDPDGVHVVMTHIPEPKYSGWPSLVYGGLIAMLIDCHSNWTAMAHHYRAEVREAGSQPRIDCVTGTLTVKYIKPTPLGVPLNLRARVEGEVGRKTRVLCEVYAGDVLTAVGDSVFVRVDVGHLAQTAHAKGE; from the coding sequence ATGTCTACCCAACTCTCTGCCCCCATCGCCTTGCAGGATTTGGCCGCGCCTGACGGCGTTTGCTTTGGCTGCGGCTCGGCCAACAAGGATGGGCTGCAGATCAAGAGCTTCTGGGATCCGGACGGCGTGCATGTCGTGATGACGCACATACCCGAACCCAAGTACTCGGGCTGGCCGTCTTTGGTCTACGGCGGCCTGATCGCCATGCTGATCGACTGCCACTCGAATTGGACCGCGATGGCGCACCACTACCGCGCCGAGGTCCGCGAGGCTGGCTCGCAGCCGCGCATCGACTGCGTCACCGGCACGCTGACGGTCAAGTACATCAAGCCGACGCCGTTGGGCGTCCCACTGAACTTGCGCGCCCGCGTCGAGGGCGAGGTTGGGCGCAAGACGCGCGTCTTGTGCGAGGTCTACGCCGGCGATGTGTTGACCGCCGTCGGGGATTCCGTGTTTGTGCGGGTCGACGTCGGGCATCTCGCGCAGACCGCCCACGCCAAGGGCGAGTAA
- a CDS encoding GNAT family N-acetyltransferase, translating into MTLLHLHIDVCADIEWLVEALDEAEEGSERIRRALAEPAVLAYAASVADQRVAALVMRWDTDESEIVYVAVQPAVRGKGIGKAIVLWSVAEARRRGVASVIVGTGNCSLDNIAFYQKCGFRMHAVKRDYFAYIDPPVVENGILLRDMLVFKIDLVAR; encoded by the coding sequence ATGACACTGCTGCACCTCCACATCGACGTCTGCGCCGACATCGAATGGCTCGTTGAAGCGCTTGACGAAGCGGAAGAAGGCAGCGAGCGAATCCGGCGCGCATTGGCCGAACCGGCGGTCTTGGCGTATGCCGCATCGGTCGCCGATCAGCGAGTCGCGGCGCTGGTCATGCGCTGGGACACGGACGAGTCGGAGATCGTCTACGTGGCGGTGCAGCCGGCTGTCCGGGGCAAGGGAATCGGGAAGGCGATCGTGCTGTGGAGCGTCGCGGAAGCCCGGCGGCGCGGGGTGGCGAGCGTGATCGTCGGAACAGGCAACTGCAGCCTCGACAACATCGCGTTCTACCAGAAATGCGGCTTTCGCATGCACGCGGTCAAGCGCGACTACTTCGCCTACATCGACCCGCCAGTGGTCGAGAACGGGATCCTGTTGCGCGACATGCTGGTGTTCAAGATCGACTTGGTCGCACGTTAG
- a CDS encoding aldo/keto reductase yields MRYKLLGRTGLRVSELCLGTMTFGEDWGWGASMDVSRQITEKFREAGGNFIDTSCNYTNGTSEKFVGEFTKGERDWWVIATKYTLIENRNNLNTGGNHRKNMMRSVEGSLRRLQTEYIDLLYLHMWDFTTAPEEVLRAVDDLIRHGKVLHFAFSDTPAWVVSYAVAKADDFGWTRPCAMQVPYSLADRAIEREVAPMARFHDMALLPWGVLEAGVLTGKYSDPNNTDPKRNREISDSERAMGEAVVAIAREIGRSPAQVALNWVRQQSGTVIPILGCRKVAHLEDNLGCLEFSLSDDQMAALSKISGFRSEFPMGFLRSDGVLSLSLGNLSDKLDIKPI; encoded by the coding sequence ATGCGATATAAGCTGCTGGGTCGAACTGGATTACGCGTGAGTGAGCTGTGCCTCGGGACGATGACGTTCGGCGAGGATTGGGGATGGGGAGCGAGTATGGACGTCAGCCGGCAGATCACGGAGAAATTCCGTGAGGCCGGCGGGAACTTCATCGATACGTCGTGCAACTACACCAACGGGACGAGCGAGAAGTTCGTCGGCGAGTTCACGAAGGGGGAGCGCGACTGGTGGGTGATCGCCACCAAGTACACGCTCATTGAGAATCGCAACAACCTGAACACTGGCGGCAACCACCGCAAGAACATGATGCGCTCGGTCGAGGGCAGCCTGAGGCGCTTGCAGACCGAATACATCGACCTGCTGTACCTCCACATGTGGGACTTCACGACGGCGCCGGAGGAAGTGCTGCGCGCCGTGGACGACCTGATCCGTCACGGCAAGGTGCTGCACTTCGCCTTCAGCGACACGCCGGCGTGGGTCGTCTCGTATGCGGTCGCGAAGGCCGACGACTTTGGCTGGACGCGCCCGTGCGCGATGCAGGTGCCGTATTCGCTCGCCGACCGTGCGATCGAACGGGAGGTTGCGCCGATGGCCCGCTTTCACGATATGGCGCTGCTGCCATGGGGCGTGCTGGAGGCGGGCGTCCTGACCGGCAAGTACAGCGACCCGAACAATACCGATCCCAAGCGCAACCGCGAGATCAGCGACAGCGAACGCGCAATGGGCGAGGCGGTCGTGGCGATTGCCAGGGAGATCGGGCGTTCACCGGCACAGGTCGCGCTCAATTGGGTGCGCCAGCAGTCCGGCACCGTGATCCCGATTCTGGGCTGTCGCAAGGTCGCGCATCTCGAAGACAACCTCGGATGTCTTGAATTCAGCCTGTCCGACGATCAGATGGCTGCACTGAGCAAGATCAGCGGATTCCGGTCGGAGTTCCCGATGGGCTTCCTGCGCAGCGACGGCGTCCTGAGCCTTTCGCTCGGCAATCTCTCCGACAAGCTTGATATCAAGCCGATATAA
- a CDS encoding DUF1697 domain-containing protein — translation MPVYVSLLRGINVGGNKRIKMADLKGLYEALGLRSVSTLLQSGNVVFESDTADASGLTSKLEAAIVHHFGFESKVMLRSGQRLAEIVAGVPLTPEQLAEPSRILVTFLRETPSDDRIAALHEAHAGPEKLQVRGDTLYAFYPDGMGPSKLDNAFVERRLKTLGTGRSWNTVTKLLALVGSSGV, via the coding sequence ATGCCGGTCTACGTGTCACTGCTGCGAGGTATCAACGTTGGCGGGAACAAGAGGATCAAGATGGCCGACCTCAAAGGCTTGTACGAGGCGCTTGGACTGCGGTCGGTGTCCACCCTACTCCAGAGCGGCAACGTCGTTTTCGAGTCGGACACGGCGGATGCTTCGGGGCTGACGTCGAAGCTTGAAGCCGCCATTGTTCACCACTTCGGGTTCGAGTCGAAAGTCATGCTGCGGAGCGGGCAGCGCCTCGCAGAGATCGTCGCAGGCGTACCGCTCACGCCTGAGCAGCTTGCCGAACCGAGCAGGATTCTCGTCACGTTCCTGCGTGAGACGCCGTCGGATGACCGCATCGCCGCCTTGCACGAAGCTCACGCCGGGCCGGAAAAGTTACAAGTTCGCGGGGATACATTGTATGCGTTCTATCCCGACGGCATGGGACCCTCGAAGCTCGACAATGCGTTCGTTGAGCGGCGACTCAAGACCCTCGGCACCGGGCGCAGCTGGAACACCGTCACCAAGCTGCTTGCGCTGGTCGGCAGCAGCGGAGTCTAA
- a CDS encoding thioredoxin domain-containing protein gives MPNRLAQETSPYLRQHADNPVDWYPWSDEAFERARSEDKAVLLSVGYSACHWCHVMAHESFEHPETAALMNSLFVNVKVDREERPDVDDIYMNAVQAMTGHGGWPMTVFLLPDGRPFWGGTYFPREPRYGMPSFSQILHAIHDAYANRRAEVEQAAASLTQALDNSLLDVGTSADDLTTTLLDRAVYKLVGGFDEINGGFGGAPKFPQPMNFAFLLAHYVRTGNTDPLDVVTHTLRKMARGGMYDQIGGGFARYSVDEKWLVPHFEKMLYDNAQLSRLYLHAWQVTGDRFFKAIAEETYDYILREMTSPEGGFYSATDADSEGEEGKFFVWTIPEIESLLSADDARVAIAFYGMTPGGNFEGKNILNVPREPEDVAAELGMSADDLAAAVDRIKHTLYAARSHRIHPGLDDKVLTAWNGLMLGSLAEAARVLDRDDYRSAAIRAGEFLTSTMVDQTANGPRLLRTYNHGKAKLNGVLEDYACLAEGLLDLYMTTFDPAHFDLARGLTDRALAHFRAEDGGFFDVSDDHEALIVRPRSLQDNAVPSGSGKLCRVLALLSAYTGDPRYDDAARAALRLLVSGMSEYPQAFGESLGAVELLAGGMIELALVGPNESPAMRALTREAWSAYRPNLIAAHAGSDAPVDHPIPLLAGRAQRDGKPTAYVCRQFACKLPVTEPAALRSQLESMD, from the coding sequence ATGCCCAACCGACTCGCTCAAGAGACCTCGCCCTACCTGCGCCAGCATGCCGACAACCCGGTCGACTGGTACCCATGGAGCGACGAGGCATTTGAACGCGCCCGCAGTGAAGACAAGGCTGTTCTGCTGTCGGTGGGGTACAGCGCGTGCCATTGGTGCCACGTCATGGCCCATGAGAGCTTCGAGCATCCTGAGACGGCCGCGTTGATGAACAGTTTGTTCGTAAACGTCAAGGTCGACCGCGAGGAGCGCCCCGACGTCGATGACATCTACATGAACGCCGTACAGGCCATGACCGGTCATGGTGGCTGGCCGATGACGGTCTTCTTGCTGCCGGACGGCAGGCCGTTCTGGGGCGGCACGTACTTCCCGCGCGAGCCGCGCTACGGAATGCCGTCGTTCTCCCAGATTCTGCACGCCATTCACGACGCCTACGCCAATCGTCGAGCCGAGGTCGAACAGGCGGCAGCGAGCCTCACCCAAGCGCTCGACAACAGCCTGCTCGACGTGGGCACGTCTGCCGACGACCTGACCACCACGCTTCTCGATCGCGCTGTTTACAAGCTGGTGGGTGGATTCGACGAGATTAATGGCGGATTCGGCGGTGCGCCCAAGTTCCCGCAGCCCATGAACTTCGCCTTTCTGCTGGCGCATTACGTCCGTACTGGCAACACGGACCCGCTTGACGTCGTTACGCACACGCTTCGCAAGATGGCGCGTGGCGGCATGTACGACCAGATCGGCGGCGGCTTCGCGCGTTACAGTGTGGATGAGAAGTGGCTCGTCCCGCACTTCGAAAAGATGCTGTACGACAATGCGCAGTTGTCGCGCCTGTACTTGCACGCGTGGCAGGTGACCGGCGACCGGTTCTTCAAAGCGATCGCCGAGGAGACCTACGACTACATCCTGCGCGAGATGACGTCCCCTGAAGGCGGCTTCTACTCCGCCACCGATGCCGACAGCGAAGGCGAAGAAGGCAAGTTCTTCGTCTGGACGATCCCCGAAATCGAGTCCCTGCTGAGCGCAGACGACGCACGCGTTGCCATCGCCTTCTACGGCATGACGCCGGGCGGCAACTTCGAGGGCAAGAACATCTTGAACGTCCCGCGCGAACCGGAGGACGTCGCCGCCGAACTCGGCATGTCGGCTGACGATCTCGCTGCCGCCGTGGACCGGATCAAGCACACGCTGTACGCCGCGCGGTCGCACCGCATCCATCCCGGCCTCGACGACAAGGTCCTCACCGCGTGGAACGGTCTGATGCTCGGCAGCCTTGCCGAAGCGGCACGCGTCCTCGACCGTGACGACTATCGTTCAGCAGCAATTCGTGCCGGCGAGTTCCTGACGTCCACGATGGTTGATCAGACGGCCAATGGTCCGCGCCTGCTGCGCACGTACAACCACGGCAAAGCAAAGCTCAACGGCGTACTCGAAGACTACGCGTGCCTCGCGGAGGGCTTGCTCGATCTGTACATGACGACATTCGATCCGGCGCACTTTGACCTCGCGCGCGGGTTGACCGATCGCGCGTTGGCGCACTTCCGGGCCGAGGACGGCGGCTTCTTCGACGTCAGCGACGATCACGAAGCGTTGATCGTCCGCCCGCGGAGCCTGCAGGACAACGCCGTGCCGTCCGGCAGCGGAAAGCTGTGCCGCGTGCTGGCGCTGCTGTCCGCTTACACTGGCGATCCTCGCTACGATGACGCCGCACGCGCCGCGCTGCGTCTGCTGGTCAGCGGCATGAGCGAGTATCCGCAGGCGTTCGGCGAGTCGCTTGGCGCGGTCGAGCTGCTTGCCGGCGGCATGATCGAGCTGGCGCTGGTCGGACCGAACGAGTCGCCGGCCATGCGCGCGCTCACGCGCGAGGCGTGGTCGGCCTATCGGCCCAACCTGATCGCCGCGCACGCGGGATCGGATGCCCCGGTCGACCATCCGATCCCGCTGCTGGCCGGGCGTGCGCAGCGCGATGGCAAGCCAACCGCGTATGTGTGCCGGCAGTTCGCGTGTAAGCTGCCGGTCACGGAACCTGCAGCCCTGCGCAGCCAACTCGAGTCGATGGACTAA
- a CDS encoding aminotransferase class I/II-fold pyridoxal phosphate-dependent enzyme yields MPRIADRVVPFGTTIFTEINQLAQQHNALNLGQGMPDFDGPAAAIEAAVAALRSGKSNQYPPGPGIPELRQGIANHAARSYGLSVDPAKGVVVTPGATEAIFASIMGLVDPGDEVIVIEPFFDSYVPDILMAGATPVFVPMHAPDWTFDPDELRAAFSPKTRAILINTPHNPTGRVYTRDELSLIADLAKEFDATVISDEVYEHLVFDDAQHVAIATLPGMFDRTVTIGSAGKTFGMTGWKIGWAYGPSELIKGVGQAHQFIAFAANHPAQRAVAFAFTLDSTYYEEYRELYTRKRDLMLQGLDAAGLSYVTPQGTYFVMADFSSVFDGDDVAFSRHLIEQVGVATIPPTSFYSAGHKHLGSKHVRFAFCKNDATLEQAAERLARLKRG; encoded by the coding sequence ATGCCGCGCATCGCAGATCGTGTCGTGCCGTTCGGGACGACGATCTTTACCGAAATCAACCAGCTTGCTCAGCAGCATAATGCACTGAACCTCGGCCAAGGCATGCCCGACTTCGACGGGCCCGCGGCGGCGATCGAAGCCGCGGTCGCGGCGCTGCGTTCAGGGAAGAGCAACCAATACCCGCCCGGGCCGGGCATCCCGGAGCTGCGGCAGGGGATCGCCAACCACGCGGCCCGCAGCTATGGTCTCTCCGTCGATCCGGCTAAAGGCGTTGTCGTGACACCGGGCGCGACCGAGGCGATCTTCGCGTCGATCATGGGCCTTGTCGACCCCGGTGACGAAGTAATCGTCATCGAGCCATTCTTCGACAGCTATGTACCCGACATCCTGATGGCCGGCGCGACTCCGGTGTTCGTGCCCATGCACGCGCCAGATTGGACGTTCGATCCGGACGAGCTGCGCGCGGCGTTTTCGCCCAAGACCCGCGCCATCCTGATCAACACCCCGCATAACCCCACCGGCCGCGTGTATACCCGCGACGAACTATCCCTGATCGCCGACCTCGCCAAGGAGTTCGACGCGACCGTCATCAGCGACGAGGTCTACGAGCATCTCGTCTTCGACGACGCACAGCACGTCGCAATCGCCACGCTGCCGGGCATGTTCGATCGCACCGTGACGATCGGGAGTGCGGGAAAGACGTTTGGCATGACCGGATGGAAAATTGGCTGGGCATACGGCCCGTCGGAATTGATCAAAGGTGTCGGGCAGGCCCACCAGTTCATCGCATTTGCGGCCAATCACCCGGCACAGCGGGCTGTCGCGTTCGCCTTCACGCTCGACAGCACGTACTACGAAGAATACCGCGAGCTCTACACACGTAAGCGCGACCTGATGTTGCAAGGTCTCGACGCCGCCGGCCTGTCCTACGTCACGCCGCAAGGGACATACTTCGTGATGGCCGATTTCAGCAGCGTGTTCGACGGTGACGACGTCGCGTTCAGCCGACACCTCATCGAGCAGGTCGGCGTCGCGACCATCCCGCCGACGTCGTTCTACAGCGCCGGGCACAAGCATCTCGGCTCGAAACACGTGCGATTCGCGTTTTGCAAGAACGACGCGACACTGGAGCAGGCCGCAGAACGTCTCGCGCGGCTCAAGCGCGGTTAG